A genomic window from Plasmodium reichenowi strain SY57 chromosome 6, whole genome shotgun sequence includes:
- a CDS encoding mitochondrial ribosomal protein L46 precursor, putative, producing the protein MVKWLIEKRVSKKILTLNNVLYRNIKNYSIFVNKKEHEIYENNEDDMLTKVNIEDGKKLIVVHEKYKIQVSLCIDRFPINYVQEKFEEDFQNFKDEWLIKTNNNLDVNEEFFHMKYNLSNLNEKQKDNDNNDDDGDGNNERENLDEQNEHMKNNTYNNNNNNNNTKHKLDNITNNNVNNMESINEFSMEHENLEKLFSLEGIQDIFKKKEEKKKSHEKDKKNKKDENINEYDYKNIKRKPNDFLYLLVKYKHLNKWMFPIMDFKKNYSIRQNLQYLCMQQLKCNTLPFFIGYSPCTYEKRKFKTPLLENEIIGRKIFYYRAHYIKQHTTWNVLMNEDIQDVAWLTRSELKNFLSPNRYYVIKDALPLT; encoded by the coding sequence ATGGTTAAATGGCTTATAGAAAAAAGAgtatcaaaaaaaatattaactctgaataatgtattatatagaaatataaaaaattatagtatttttgttaataaaaaagaacatGAAATATACGAAAATAATGAGGATGATATGTTAACAAAAGTAAATATAGAAGATGGGAAGAAATTAATAGTTGTCcatgaaaaatataaaatacaaGTGTCTTTATGTATAGATAGATTTCCTATAAATTATGTTCAAGAAAAATTTGAAGAAGATTTTCAGAATTTTAAAGATGAATGgttaataaaaacaaataacAATTTAGATGTAAATGAGgaattttttcatatgaaatataatttaagcaatttaaatgaaaagcaaaaagataatgataataatgatgatgatggTGATGGTAATAATGAAAGGGAGAATTTGgatgaacaaaatgaaCATATGAAGAacaatacatataataataataataataataataatacgAAACATAAATtagataatataacaaataataatgtgaaCAATATGGAATCTATTAATGAGTTCTCTATGGAGCACGAAAatttagaaaaattattttctttagAAGGTATAcaagatatatttaaaaaaaaagaggaaaaaaaaaaaagtcatgaaaaagataagaaaaataaaaaggatgaaaatattaatgaatatgattataaaaatataaaaagaaaaccaaatgattttttatatttattagtGAAATATAAACACTTAAATAAATGGATGTTCCCAATTATggattttaaaaaaaattattcaaTCAGACAAAATTtacaatatttatgtatgcaacaattaaaatgtaatacgttacctttttttatagGTTATTCACCTTGTACTTATgaaaaaaggaaatttAAAACTCCACTTTTAGAAAACGAAATTATAGGaagaaaaattttttattatagGGCTCATTACATAAAACAACATACAACATGGAATGTATTAATGAACGAAGATATACAAGATGTGGCTTGGTTAACACGTTctgaattaaaaaattttctcTCACCCAATAGGtattatgttataaaaGATGCCTTACCCTTAACATAA
- a CDS encoding pyruvate kinase: MSSFKYKNSAAGASMQSAANITLRQILEPNNVNLRSKKTHIVCTLGPACKSVETLVKLIDAGMDICRFNFSHGSHEDHKEMFNNVLKAQELRPNCLLGMLLDTKGPEIRTGFLKNKEVHLKEGSKLKLVTDYEFLGDESCIACSYKKLPQSVKPGNIILIADGSVSCKVLETHEDHVITEVLNTAVIGERKNMNLPNVKVDLPIISEKDKNDILNFAIPMGCNFIAASFIQSADDVRLIRNLLGPRGRHIKIIPKIENIEGIIHFDKILAESDGIMIARGDLGMEISPEKVFLAQKLMISKCNLQGKPIITATQMLESMTKNPRPTRAEVTDVANAVLDGTDCVMLSGETAGGKFPVEAVTIMSKICLEAEACIDYKLLYQSLVNAIETPISVQEAVARSAVETAESIQASLIIALTETGYTARLIAKYKPSCTILALSASDSTVRCLNVHRGVTCIKVGSFQGTDIVIRNAIEIAKQRNMAKVGDSVIAIHGIKEEVSGGTNLMKVVQIE; this comes from the exons atgagTTCATTTAAGTACAAAAACTCCGCCGCAGGTGCCAGTATGCAAAGTGCTGCTAACATAACCTTGAGACAAATTTTAGAACCCAATAATGTGAATTTACGTTCTAAGAAAACACACATTGTATGTACCTTAGGTCCAGCATGTAAATCTGTTGAAACACTTGTTAAATTGATTGATGCAG gTATGGATATTTGCCGTTTTAACTTTTCTCACGGTAGCCATGAAGATCACAAGGAAATGTTTAACAACGTGTTAAAAGCCCAAGAATTGAGGCCAAATTGCTTATTAGGAATGTTGTTAGATACTAAAGGGCCAGAAATCAGGACAGggtttttaaaaaataaagaagtTCACTTAAAAGAAGGTagtaaattaaaattagTAACCGATTATGAATTTTTAGGTGATGAAAGTTGTATAGCATGTTCCTATAAGAAATTACCACAAAGTGTGAAGCCaggaaatattatattaatagcTGATGGATCAGTAAGTTGTAAAGTTTTAGAAACACATGAAGATCATGTTATTACAGAAGTATTAAATACAGCTGTTATTGGtgaaaggaaaaatatgaatttaCCAAATGTTAAGGTTGATTTACCAATTATTAGCGAAAAggataaaaatgatatacTAAATTTTGCTATACCAATGGGTTGTAATTTTATTGCTGCCTCATTTATTCAATCAGCCGATGATGTCCGTTTAATTAGAAACTTATTAGGACCAAGAGGAAGACATATCAAAATTATTCCCAAAATCGAAAATATTGAAGGTATTATTCATTTCGATAAAATTTTAGCTGAATCTGATGGTATCATGATTGCAAGAGGAGATTTAGGAATGGAAATTTCTCCAGAAAAAGTTTTCTTGGCACAAAAATTGATGATATCAAA ATGCAATTTACAAGGTAAACCAATTATCACTGCCACTCAAATGTTAGAATCCATGACCAAGAACCCAAGACCAACAAGAGCAGAAGTTACAGATGTAGCCAATGCTGTTTTAGATGGTACTGATTGTGTTATGCTTTCAGGAGAAACTGCAGGTGGTAAATTTCCAGTGGAAGCTGTTACTATTATGTCCAAAATCTGTTTAGAAGCAGAAGCATGCATTgattataaattattatatcaatCATTGGTAAATGCAATTGAAACACCAATTAGTGTTCAAGAAGCTGTGGCTAGATCAGCTGTAGAAACAGCAGAATCTATTCAAGCTTCTTTAATTATAGCTTTAACAGAAACAGGTTATACTGCAAGATTAATTGCCAAATATAAACCAAGTTGTACCATCTTAGCCCTTAGTGCTTCTGATTCAACTGTTAGATGTTTGAACGTACACAGAGGTGTTACATGCATTAAAGTAGGTTCATTCCAAGGAACAGATATTGTTATTAGAAATGCTATTGAAATCGCAAAACAAAGAAATATGGCAAAAGTTGGTGATAGCGTTATTGCTATTCACGGAATTAAAGAAGAAGTATCTGGAGGTACCAACTTAATGAAAGTTGTCCAAATTgaataa
- a CDS encoding protein DJ-1, putative yields MSGKKTALVAVASGSEDVEYITVVDVLRRAGVHVTTASVEKSEQVCLQSKNVVLADTTISKVRNNIYDVLVIPGGMKGSNTISECAEFIDMLKEQKANNRLYAAICAAPETVLDRHSLIDDVEAVAYPSFERNFKHIGKGRVCVSKNCITSVGPGSAVEFGLKIVEHLLGRQVALNLASGFLLHPAVTF; encoded by the exons atgagTGGAAAAAAAACAGCATTAGTTGCAGTG GCTTCTGGATCTGAAGATGTCGAATATATTACTGTTGTTGACGTTTTAAGGAGAGCAg gTGTACATGTAACAACAGCATCTGTTGAAAAGAGTGAGCAAGTCTGCTTACAATCAAAAAATGTCGTGTTAGCTGACACAACTATTAGTAAGGTAcgaaataatatttatgatgTTTTAGTCATACCAGGAGGTATGAAAGGATCTAATACTATATCAGAGTGTGCAGAATTTATTGACATGttaaaagaacaaaaagCTAATAACAGATTATATGCAGCTATATGTGCTGCCCCCGAAACTGTTTTAGATCGACACTCATTAATTGATGATGTAGAAGCTGTGGCTTATCCTTCTTTTGAAAGAAATTTTAAACACATTGGAAAAGGAAGAGTATGTGTTTCTAAAAATTGTATAACTTCTGTAGGACCAGGTTCAGCTGTTGAATTTGGTCTTAAAATTGTTGAACATTTATTAGGAAGGCAAGTAGCACTAAACCTTGCTTCAGGTTTTCTTTTACATCCAGCAGttacattttaa
- a CDS encoding myosin light chain, putative, whose protein sequence is MEEIINEVELTSLFNKISEGSRTIHFEDAMEIIYKMGYVPSKEDINEFNNMTKGVCSLSNIKKFCNKIRSLNYSTEGLLDIFHFYDTNKTGKISKEKLKLLFTTVGSKMSVDEMDTIINELCNNNENIDYKEFLNRILN, encoded by the exons ATGGAG GAAATAATTAATGAAGTGGAATTGACTTCTCTTTTTAACAAGATATCA GAAGGGTCGAGAACTATCCATTTTGAGGATGCCAtggaaataatatataaaatg GGTTATGTTCCTTCAaaagaagatataaatgaatttaACAACATGACAAAAG GTGTTTGTTCTTTATccaatataaaaaagtttTGCAATAAAATAAGGTCATTGAATTATTCCACTGAAGGGTTGTTGgatatatttcatttttatgataCAAAT AAAACAGGAAAAATTTCTAAGGAAAAACTTAAACTCTTATTTACAACAGTTGGTTCAAAAATGTCGGTTGATGAAATGGATACAATAATaaa TGAATTATGTAATAACAATGAAAACATAGACTATAAGGAATTTCTAAACAg gATATTAAATTAG
- a CDS encoding E3 ubiquitin-protein ligase RNF5, putative, protein MNGPEEDYDSLYDIMYDYDINDEHFNQHRNLNNININDNVSEKKFHSEQVIPLNNKYEKEKDTYNSNIIKKNYEQNEQEHMGNDKNVHLLLSDNLNDQEKKQLNDNKNDLYADKDIINNNIYYINETNIPKDNIKLEEHKDNSNMEYTINNEQRIHSTYDMTSEKENEKENHAVEDNSKLNTFNKGNNKYSFKYGEIYNDKCTDINVSTTYDQGNKEKETDANRNKNNINMTEEKTYEHHDKEEDINANENNNCEQNANIKDDNNNNNNSNNVNKPNTATENESRNTFECNICFDDVRDPVVTKCGHLFCWLCLSAWIKKNNDCPVCKAEVSKENVIPLYGRGKNSSDHKYAQPEEPRPTPKRKEGVRRNTTYSNNLGLRASFGVWVNPFSFGLSYTNMSEEPYFYENRNENRSDNRRLQTETYQAEAASSFFFFLGFFLSLYILFYSS, encoded by the coding sequence atgaatggTCCAGAAGAAGATTATGATTCTCTTTATGACATTATGTATGATTATGATATAAACGATGAACATTTTAATCAGCATAGGAATTTAAACAATATTAACATAAATGACAATGTATCTGAAAAGAAATTTCATTCTGAACAAGTTATCcctttaaataataaatatgaaaaagaaaaggacacctataatagtaatataataaaaaaaaactatGAGCAAAATGAACAAGAGCATATGGGAAACGATAAAAACGTgcatttattattatcagataatttaaatgaccaagaaaaaaaacaacttaatgataataagaATGATTTGTATGCTGATaaagatattattaataataatatatattatataaatgaaacGAATATACCGaaagataatattaaattgGAAGAACATAAGGATAATAGTAATATGGAGTACACAATAAATAACGAACAAAGAATTCATAGTACTTATGATATGACAAgtgaaaaagaaaatgaaaaagaaaatcaCGCTGTAGAAGATAATTCGAAATTAAATACTTTTAATAAgggtaataataaatattcttttaaatatggTGAAATATACAATGATAAATGTACTGATATTAACGTTAGTACTACATATGATCAGGGtaataaagaaaaggaaaCAGATGCTAATCgaaataagaataatattaatatgacCGAGGAAAAAACATATGAACATCATGACAAGGAGGAAGATATTAATgcaaatgaaaataataattgtgAACAAAACGCAAATATtaaagatgataataataataataataatagtaataatgtaaataaacCCAATACGGCTACAGAAAATGAAAGTAGAAATACCTTTGaatgtaatatatgttttgATGATGTGAGAGACCCTGTAGTTACAAAATGTGGTCATTTATTTTGCTGGCTATGCTTGTCAGCAtggataaaaaaaaataatgattgCCCTGTATGTAAAGCTGAAGTATCCAAAGAAAATGTTATTCCCTTATATGGAAGAGGAAAAAATAGTAGTGATCATAAATATGCACAACCAGAAGAACCTAGACCAACACCTAAAAGAAAAGAAGGAGTAAGAAGAAATACCACCTATTCTAATAATTTAGGATTAAGAGCTTCTTTTGGTGTATGGGTAAATCCCTTCTCCTTTGGTTTATCATATACAAACATGTCAGAAGAaccatatttttatgaaaatagAAACGAAAACAGATCAGATAATAGACGATTACAAACAGAAACATATCAAGCAGAAGCTGCTTCTTccttcttcttttttctaGGATTCTTCCTCtccttatatattttgttttattcctcttaa
- a CDS encoding mitochondrial import inner membrane translocase subunit TIM22, putative produces MSINNNSVNNSNVRTSDNNTENDNNSRSKGGILNDRYINFKIFKKGEELSDEQKAFIKVQTYLNEGILPKCIGMGIGGGIVGLLIGVFFFSMQPSNIDYNLTYKQQLKEQFSLLKQSVKSSCLNFAKIGFLYSLYENSLQKIRATNDLTNTLYSGCLTGASISYKKGVPSMISGCASFAAFSLAIEKWQRSTR; encoded by the coding sequence ATGAGTATAAACAACAATAGTGttaataatagtaatgTTAGAACGagtgataataatacagagaatgataataattcaaGATCAAAGGGTGGAATATTAAACGATAggtatataaattttaaaatatttaaaaaggGAGAAGAATTAAGTGATGAACAAAAAGCATTTATAAAAGTTCAAACATATTTGAATGAAGGTATATTACCAAAATGTATTGGTATGGGTATAGGTGGAGGTATTGTTGGATTATTAATAGgagtatttttttttagtatGCAACCTAGTAATATAGATTATaatttaacatataaacaacaattaaaagaacaattttctttattaaaacAATCTGTTAAAAGTAGTTGTCTTAATTTTGCAAAAATTGGATTTTTATATTCCTTGTATGAAAATTCCttacaaaaaattagaGCTACAAATGATTTAACCAATACCTTATATTCTGGTTGTTTAACAGGTGCTTCAatttcttataaaaaaggagTACCTTCTATGATCAGTGGATGTGCTAGCTTTGCAGCATTTTCTTTAGCCATTGAAAAATGGCAAAGGTCCACCAGATAA
- a CDS encoding ankyrin-repeat protein, putative, whose protein sequence is MKVIEQGNNTCNNTSQNRDVTEDGVNKYILNKLILIFNNNIKCIPPNEETYDIEVDNISREKKCKENEELIISTNEISVNVEKKNFVVENNGLKKSTACLTEMSNINNDNINKDNINKDNINRDNINKDNINRDNINKDNINRDNINKDNINKDYNNDDNNNDNINNNIINNNNNIGSENNNCMNTPNNNNNNNNNNNNNSINIFEKDDINQMHQKESNFIAQLKRENGLDILNKEGLLERTHSISINDLFKLNSDICFNIDSTLKKNNLGELLANENVPRKNERWKRYIKNIEPFLDVHTIINLSQTCKFFYKRKFKVAYNRLIFKSYLGYNPKVLYEYVFPVIYRHLHRSVRRRLCLDFTLCTLIKDITVANILNEIYNFESLNTKHLFIYNLQEIYFDYCHHLTDKTLEVLAQTRLPSLKTLSIKCVRNKYLTCAPLTVMLKKSNWPVFTNFICSFSNAWLEPIFIISNFIINRANNQNHIIYHKLKNLKKTLENMKNFDNTSICTSYDETNKKIINDNNRFYFMSLQSCTANNISRSSFDEEHIAHYNDHNINNNNMNTNAVHLDTHNDNNNNNNNHNHNNNNNNHHHLNNNNNNRKKLKSILNSETECSISQSETNNNFNLFNNFFFNTFKHFGYSTKIQNNVGAKEANLKITNKKEQETDHLHGSNVDADKDKIFERSTDNDDLLKKKNVHDSIEKFVELSNVQNKWGYLNNKIKNDHNINGYNNDNNNNNINNVSLHDKKDILDHFLSSEYYAPSINNNNKRKDTMINNQELKKINSKSNSHNDQEKNNSHLMEQSNLLDAQNCNDSEKGSESQENKYKIKMNNNSHDDDSITYDSDIYKDVYEYIQEDDNKCAREENGKVDEEKNQRRDKNRYINDNNNNNNNYYYYVDQNNGKMKKNIQLNDENSVMGNDGERNNSNNNIGSNYKKKKLEKKSFEDNKKKTRICHKKTKLLTAENIFCMNILHNNVNTFDEEEEDDDDDDEEDDEEKNLNKCRCNGKSCIYTTEEINFKCDCDDCPFSNGYKNLITVDDPYIQSHFVQPNLDILGSWGSKCFLESIGLDIYVKGYSVALKNENIKICIKLSKKIQEELYELSKSEKYKNNNLVYLVRDKGSELLSNTPLTIETDDNAGIDMWTLPISLAISKKNRYLFYLVLKGGAKIDIWDYLGKSPLYIACEHECKEFVEVLLEERRKRKKRNNIIQYAYKTSTNADNDKDEAPTSNNNNGNNNSNNNGNNNSNNNGNNNGNNNGNNNGNNNGNNNSNNNGNNNGNNNGNNNSNNNSNNNMLPGYNNDKPENLKKSFSSEKYSSSKEALEEECPYDSNNNNTCNKNNNDEDVESNNADALKKVDNSNTICISPYGNTCDSYYVTYPFDIENGYIPINIAVKKKNFSIVNSLVKNGENLNIICPFVRDYKSPLYLACENNISEIIQLLLENKANPNWCYHNKFTPILLAYNLNKAWVNHFIDAGAGEKPCDRHILTEVLSCAIFKNDLSTVQLLLKKYPQLIQKGHNLWSLPFIQAAKLERLNILKYLYSVKKEIINQLDAENVLSPIHVAAEEGHVEVLKFLLENEVNINLTNKYHQNALHIACLENQEKIVHYLLSHNIDINCKDNINGECPLMICIRTRNENLALLILNEGKNINYNLTNIHGETSLIYSIFYGLYDVADILMKRGADVSVRDINGDKSYNVACERVLSHKTCKKVLKKFLKLYRSQNKNFLPKNSKINKKNKFYQSYQTLNQSFLSIFRIKKEKKNKIMSYSIENDRIH, encoded by the coding sequence atgaaagTAATTGAGCAAGGTAATAATACTTGTAATAATACTTCTCAAAATAGAGATGTAACAGAAGATGgagtaaataaatatatcttaaacaaattaatattaatatttaataataacattaaGTGTATTCCACCGAATGAAGAAACGTATGATATAGAAGTGGATAATATTTcaagggaaaaaaaatgtaagGAAAATGAGGAGCTAATAATCAGTACAAATGAAATATCTGTAAATGttgagaaaaaaaatttcgtagtagaaaataatggcttaaaaaaaagtacTGCGTGTTTAACAGAAATGAGCAAcattaataatgataatattaataaggataatattaataaggataatattaatagggataatattaataaggataatattaatagggataatattaataaggataatattaatagggataatattaataaggataatattaataaggattataataatgatgataataataatgataatattaataataatattattaataataataataatattggaagtgaaaataataactGTATGAACACTCcaaacaataataataataataataataataataataataatagtattaatatatttgaaaaagaTGATATTAATCAGATGCATCAAAAAGAGAGTAATTTTATCGCACAATTAAAAAGAGAAAACGGATtggatatattaaataaagaagGCTTATTAGAGAGAACTCATAGTATTAGTATTAATGATTTATTCAAATTAAATTCAgatatatgttttaatatTGACAGCACgttaaaaaagaataacCTAGGTGAATTGTTAGCTAACGAAAATGTACCTAGAAAAAATGAGAGATGgaaaagatatataaaaaatattgaacCATTTTTAGATGTACAtactattattaatttaagTCAAAcatgtaaatttttttataaaagaaaatttaaagTTGCATATAATAgattaatttttaaaagttATTTAGGATATAATCCTAAAgtattatatgaatatgtTTTTCCAGTCATATATAGACATTTACATAGATCAGTAAGAAGAAGATTATGTCTTGATTTTACTTTATGTACATTAATTAAAGATATAACTGTAGctaatattttaaatgaaatatataatttcgAATCCTTAAATACGaaacatttatttatatataatttacaagaaatttattttgattattgTCATCATTTGACAGATAAAACATTAGAAGTGTTAGCTCAAACAAGGCTACCTTCATTAAAAACATTAAGTATTAAATGTGttagaaataaatatttaacaTGTGCACCTTTGACTGTTATGTTAAAGAAAAGTAATTGGCCTGTATTTACAAATTTCATATGCTCTTTTTCAAATGCTTGGTTAGAACctatttttatcatatcaaattttataattaatcgggcaaataatcaaaatcatataatatatcacaaattaaaaaatttaaaaaaaacattagaaaatatgaaaaatttcGATAATACTAGTATATGTACAAGTTATGAtgaaacaaataaaaaaataattaatgataacaatagattttattttatgagTTTACAAAGTTGTACAGcaaataatataagtaGATCAAGTTTTGACGAAGAACACATAGCACATTATAatgatcataatattaataataataatatgaatactAATGCTGTTCATCTTGATACtcataatgataataataataataataataatcataatcataataataataataataatcatcatcatttaaataataataataataataggaAGAAATTAAAGTCTATATTAAACAGTGAAACAGAATGTAGTATTAGTCAATCagaaacaaataataattttaatttatttaataatttcttttttaataccTTTAAACATTTTGGTTACTCCAcaaaaatacaaaataacGTGGGTGCAAAAGAAGCAAATCTCAAAATcacaaataaaaaagagCAAGAAACAGATCACTTACATGGTTCTAATGTTGATGCagataaagataaaatatttgaaaGGAGTACAGATAATGATGATctgttaaaaaaaaaaaatgttcatGATTCCATTGAGAAATTTGTAGAATTATCGAATGTTCAAAATAAGTGGGGTTAtcttaataataaaataaaaaatgatcataatataaatggaTACAATAAcgacaataataataataatattaacaatGTTAGCTTACATGACAAAAAAGATATCTTAGATCATTTCTTATCTAGTGAATATTACGCCCCaagtataaataataataataaaaggaaaGACACTATGATAAACAATcaagaattaaaaaaaattaattcaAAATCGAATAGTCATAATGATCAAGAAAAGAACAATAGTCATTTAATGGAACAGAGCAACCTATTGGATGCACAAAATTGTAATGATTCAGAAAAGGGTTCAGAATCacaagaaaataaatataaaattaaaatgaaCAATAATAGTCATGATGACGATTCCATCACGTATGATagtgatatatataaagatgtatatgaatatattcaggaagatgataataaatgtGCGAGAGAAGAAAATGGAAAAGttgatgaagaaaaaaatcaaaGAAGGGATAAAAATAGgtatataaatgataataataataataataataactattattattatgtagatcaaaataatggaaagatgaaaaagaatattCAATTGAACGATGAAAATAGCGTAATGGGCAACGATGGGGAAAGAAAcaatagtaataataatattggtagtaattataagaagaaaaaattagaaaagAAATCTTTTGAAGATAACAAAAAGAAGACCAGAATTTGTCATaagaaaacaaaattattaacagcggaaaatatattctgtatgaatattttacataataatgttaataCATTTGATGAAGAGGAAGAAGATGATGACGATGATGATGAGgaagatgatgaagaaaaaaatttaaataaatgtaGATGTAATGGGAAAAGTTGTATATATACAACAGAagaaattaattttaaatgtGATTGTGATGATTGTCCATTTTCGAATggttataaaaatttaataacTGTAGATGATCCATATATACAATCACATTTTGTACAGCCTAATTTAGATATTTTAGGTTCATGGGGTAGTAAATGCTTTCTAGAAAGTATTGGAttagatatatatgtaaagGGATATAGTGTAGcattaaaaaatgagaatataaaaatatgtattaaattAAGTAAGAAAATACAAGAAGAATTATATGAGTTAAGCAAAAGTGaaaagtataaaaataataatcttGTATATCTAGTTAGAGATAAAGGTAGTGAATTATTATCTAATACACCATTAACAATAGAAACAGATGATAATGCAGGAATAGATATGTGGACTTTACCTATATCATTAGCTAttagtaaaaaaaatagatatttattttatttagTATTAAAGGGAGGAGCCAAAATTGATATATGGGATTATTTAGGGAAGTCTCCTTTATATATTGCCTGCGAACATGAATGTAAGGAGTTTGTTGAGGTATTGTTAGAAGAAAGAAGAAAGCGAAAAAAGCggaataatataatacaatatgCTTATAAAACATCCACAAACGCGgataatgataaagatGAGGCACCAACAAGCAACAACAATAATGGTAACAATAATAGTAACAATAATGGTAACAATAATAGTAACAATAATGGTAACAATAATGGTAACAATAATGGCAACAATAATGGCAACAATAATGGTAACAATAATAGTAACAATAATGGCAACAATAATGGTAACAATAATGGTAACAATAATAGTAACAATAATAGTAACAATAATATGCTACCtggatataataatgacaaaccagaaaatttaaaaaaaagttttaGTTCTGAAAAATACAGCAGTAGTAAAGAAGCCTTAGAAGAGGAATGCCCATATGacagtaataataataatacatgtaataaaaataataatgatgaagatgTGGAGTCTAATAATGCAGATgctttaaaaaaagtagATAATTCAAATACCATATGTATTAGTCCATATGGTAATACTTGTGATAGTTATTATGTTACATATCCATTTGATATAGAAAATGGATATATACCTATAAATATAGctgtaaaaaaaaaaaacttttCTATTGTAAATTCATTAGTTAAAAATGgagaaaatttaaatattatttgcCCATTTGTAAGAGATTATAAATCTCCCTTATATTTAGCAtgtgaaaataatattagtGAAATTATACAACTGTTGTTAGAAAATAAAGCTAATCCGAATTGGTGttatcataataaatttaCACCAATCCTACTAgcatataatttaaataagGCATGGGTAAATCATTTTATCGATGCAGGTGCTGGAGAAAAACCATGTGATAGGCATATATTAACTGAAGTATTATCATGTGctatatttaaaaatgatttatcAACTGTTCAGttgttattaaaaaaatatcctCAACTTATACAAAAAGGACATAATTTGTGGTCTTTACCATTTATTCAAGCAGCTAAATTAGAGAgattaaatatattaaaatatttatattctgtaaaaaaagaaattattaatcAGTTAGATGCCGAAAATGTATTATCTCCTATTCATGTTGCTGCGGAAGAAGGGCATGTGGAAGTATTAAAATTTCTTTTAGAAAACGAAGTAAACATTAATCTCACCAATAAATATCATCAAAATGCTTTACATATAGCTTGTCTAGAGAATCAGGAAAAAATCGTACATTATTTGTTAAGTCataatattgatattaattgtaaagataatattaatggTGAATGTCCATTAATGATATGTATAAGAACACGAAATGAAAATCTAGCTTTATTAATTTTGAAtgaaggaaaaaatattaattataatcTTACTAATATACATGGAGAAACatctttaatatattctattttttatgGTTTATATGATGTTGCagatatattaatgaaaagaGGAGCTGATGTATCTGTACGTGATATTAATGGTGACAAATCGTATAACGTTGCTTGTGAAAGAGTATTATCACATAAAACATGTAAAAAggttttaaaaaaattccTTAAATTGTATCGCtcacaaaataaaaacttCCTACCAAAAAATagtaaaattaataaaaaaaataaattctACCAATCGTATCAAACTTTAAACCAAAGCTTTTTAAGTATATTCCGTataaagaaagaaaagaaGAATAAAATCATGTCGTATTCAATAGAAAATGATAGGATCCActaa